Genomic DNA from Paucilactobacillus hokkaidonensis JCM 18461:
ATTCTTTTACGGTTAGGCTATCATTTAGTGGATAGTCCTTTAAGCAAAATGATCAAACCATTATCAATAAAACAGTATAATGAAGTCCGCCAGTTAAAACATAAACGGGATGCAATTATGCAACAATTTAGTGATCAAGTTCCTACTGAATTTAAAAATATAGCCTCACAATACCGATATGATAGAGAAATCATGCGCAATGATGATATGAAGATGCTGACTACTCACCCATTTGAACACTTAAACGTCTCAATTCCTCAAAATTACGATCACATATTAACCAGAATGTATGGCAACTACATGCGGTTACCACCAAAAAAAGACCAAGTTCAAAAACATTTTAAACAAATTACCATTAACGGTGAAACATTGACATAACTGTTTTTACTAAAAAGCCAGCTTATGATGATAACAGTAGATTGCTGTTATCATAAGCTGGCTTTTTGTTTTTTAATCTGTTTAAAACATAGTTAATTGCGCGCTTTAACGAACTACAATTACCGAACATGGAGCATTTTGAGCCATATAACTAGCTTGAGAACCAATAAAGATACTATTTTTTTCCTTAGTTTCTGAACCGCAGACTAATAAGTCCGGATTAAAACTGGGAATGATATTTTGAACAATCTCTTTACCGGGTTTACCTTCGCCAATAAATCCATCAACATGGTTAACACCAAAATCTTGAGCTTTTTTTACATATACATCAATCGACTTTGACATGGCCTCGCGTCGTTGATCCAACACATCAGGTTGTAAACTATCATAAATGCTCAAATCCCTAGTTTCTAATATTGTCACTATTCCCAGTGGAACATGATATGAATCAGCCAAAGTAACCGCATAGCTGAACGCTTTGCGTGAAGAACTAGAATCATCTTCATCAACCGCAACCAAAATTTTTTTAAATGTCATTGCCTGGACATCAAAATCAATTTCCCGTTTACCCATCTATAAGTCCTCCGAAATTTGTCTTACCTATTACCTTATCAATACGTAGTAACAATAACATACAAATCATCACTTTCGTAGCCCCAAAATAACTTATTTGGTTTTCAATATTTCTGTTACTAATAAGTGTGCAAAATGGATATTTCCGTCATCACTAGGATGCACACTGTCAGCCGAAAACCACTCTGGGTGACCCAAACTATATTGATACCAATCAATCACATGGACATTTTTATGCTGCCGTGCAGTTTTATGAATCATATCATTAACTGAATTTTGCCAATTTTTAGTTGGCACATGGGCCGTCACCCAATATATTTGATGTCCTGGGCCAATCGCATTTAAAACATTTTTGATTGACTGCGAATTTAAGGCCCCGTTCGTGCCTAAGTTCAAGACAACATTATGAGCTAACTGACCATTAGCAGCTAAGCCGTGGATAATATCTGGGGTTTGCCAGACCTGTCGACCAACTTTTGCAGATACATAAGCATTAGGCAATACCGCTTGCACATCAGAAGCACTATCCGCAAGAACTGAATCCCCAACCGCGGTCACTTTTAGGCTCTGCGCCTGATGAAACTGTTGTTGCGTCAGTGCATATTTTTTAGCAACCGGCGAATTCGTACTTTCTGCCGTTGACTTCTTAGTTGCAGTACCATTTTTGATTGCATCATTGTGTGCGTTCGTTTGTTGAGCTTTTTTTGCAAGCTGGGCTTGTAATTTATTTGGTGCTGCTTTGGTTGGCTGCTGAATTAACCCAATCACCGCAATGATCGTAATTAATAGGCTTGGCACAATTACAAGCCAGTGTTTCCATGCTTTATACGGGCTAAACCAACCTTTAATTGTTCTACCTAATTCTTGCCAATTGTAAAACCTTAATGGCTTTTCAATAAAGCGGTAGGACAGCTCACTAATAAGAAGAATAATTGCTAATTCGATAATGGCATGCCACATTGGATGGCTGGCCATATCTTTTACCTTAGATTCATAAAATATTAAGACTGGATACTGATAGACGTAAATTCCATAGGATCTATCTCCAATCCATTTAAACACAGGATTACTATAAATACGATTCATGTGACCACCCGGATGTGCAATTGTACCCACTAACAGCATCCCGATAAAGGTGAAGAAAAACATCCCGCCACGATACGTAAATTCAGCCTGACCAGACAATGTAAAGTAGCCATAAAGCAGTATTATTGTGCTTATAGCCCCAACACCATCTAAAAACCAGCTAGACGCTCGCGTAATATTATTGCTTAAGTTATTCATTGGCCATACCAGTGCAAGCCATGCACCAAGTAAAATGGCAAAGCCACGTGTATCAGTGCCGTAATAAACTCGATTTACATTGTTTGGATCATACAGCACAGCCATTAAAATTGCAGATAAAACAGCTAATCCTAGTGTAAACCAAGCAATTAGTGATCGTCTCCGTAAAACAAGCAAAAATATAATTAGAATCAACGGCCAGACTAAATAAAATTGACCCTCAATGCCTAACGTCCAAAGATGCGTAAATGGGGATTCACCAGCAAATCGGTCAAAATAAGATTGACCGTGCCCAATTTCCCACCAATTATAGACATACAGTAAATTTGTCCAAATCGTACCCCGAATGTCACGCAATAAGTTACGTTGAAACAAGGTAATGTACGCCGTTGTTCCCACTAACATTGTAATTAAAACCGGATACAGACGTGTAATTCTTTTCCAATAAAAACGCCCTAAATTAAGGCGACCACGACGATTCCACTCATTGACTAGCTGGTTAGTAATTAGGTAACCAGTAATCAACAGGAAAATTGGCACTCCTAAATAACCTCCCTGCAGAGTAGCAGGCAATAAGTGATAAACAATCACTCCGATTACCGCTAAAGTTCTCAATCCATCAAAGCCAGTAATATAACGTCTATTTCCTCGTTTAAGACGTGTTTGATTTTGTTCGAATGCTGGCTGCATGTTCATCCTCCTATGGGTTTAGCCTCGCTTGAAATCAACACCGCCAATTATACGACATTTGTTAGCCATTTAGACAGAAAAAAGCTTAAATATTTCACATTTTTTTCAAATTTAACAATCCTTACAGGCTCTGACAATGCTCATATAATAATATTTTAAAGTCTACAAAAAAACACCCCTATATACACTAGGAGTGTTCCTATACTGCCCCGGTAGGACTCGAACCTACGACCCTTTGATTAACAGTCAACTATTCTACCACTGAACTACGGGGCAATTAATAAAAATCAACAATAATATTTATACCATAAAAACAGACACAATGTAAAGCCCTTTTTGAATTTTTATTCAAAAACATTTGAAAGTATTAGCTCACATGTTGCATTTTACCATCTTCGATCCGATATACTTGGTCACTTTTACTAATTAGTCGTTCATCATGCGTAACCATAATAGCGGCTTTGTTACGTTGATGAGCTTCAGCAACTAATTGATCAACAACCTGAAAGGACCGTTGCGTATCAAGACTGGCGGTTGGTTCATCCGCTAAGATCAACTGTGGGTTGTTATATAACGCTTTAGCAATTGCTACTCGTTGTCTTTGACCACCAGATAATTGATTTGGATAGGCTGTTAACTGTGTAACTCCCAAATTTTCAAGCAGTTCTTGTGCCTTAACTCGGTTAAATGATCGACCAGCTAATTTATCAATAAATTGAAAATGCTCAAGCACTGACAAAAATGAAATTAAATTTGAACTTTGTAAGACAAACCCAATCTGATCAAAGCGAAACTTCGTTTGTTGTTTCACGGTTAAATTACCTAGCGACTGTCCATTAAATCGAATCACGCCATCACTCGGATGCTGCAGACACCCTGCCAGTGTTAGAAATGTACTTTTACCAGAGCCAGAAGGACCCAGCACAGAAATAAATTCACCGGCCTGAATTGAAAAATTAACGCTACTGAGTGCATCAACGAGTTGATCGCCTGACTTAAACTGTTTAGAAATATTTTGCATTTGTAAAACTGGATTCATTTTTAATTTCTCCTTTGGCTTACTGAATTGCAGTAATTGGATCAACCTTCACGACTGTTTTAAATGAGAATATACCGCCAAGTAACGCCGCAAAAATAATCCCCACACTATATTCACTAAAACGCACATAATCAATTGTAAACGGCATTGTAGCTGGTAACATAACTACAGTCACCCAAAGCAATAGCCAGCCAATAGCGGTTCCTAGAACTCCAATAATCAACGATTGTGCAACCAATGATTTAATAATCACTTTGCTAGCTACGCCTTGTGCTTTTAGAATCCCAAACATTGCCTTTTTTTGAAGGGTTAAAACATACATAAAAATACCAATCACTGCAGCAACAATCACAATCAAAAAGTCAATCATCATACTTAGCGTAGTATTTTGCGCGGAATAGCCCGGAATATTATTAATAAATGTCATTTTGCTTAACTTTTGCAGTGATTTACCTGTCACTTTTGTGGTTCCCTGACTAACAATCGCATTAATGTTTTCTGCGTTAGTTTGACCCGAAATAGCAGCATTAACTGTATCAATATCACCATAGATGGTCGGTGTCATTCCATAAGTACTCGTTTGGTAGCTCCCGACAATATTTAACCGATACGGAGCATTACCAATTTTTACAAATTGACCTAACCTAGCGCCATCATTTACCAAATCCTTTGAAATGATGATTTCATTTTGATGTTCAACTGGGTGACCTTCAGTTAGCCGTGGCAAAATAAATGCTTTTCGGGGAGTTCCAAAAAAAGATACATCAACCTTTTGCTGTTTTAATTTAATTGCGCCGGCATATTGTACCACGGCTGTCTTATTGCTCGTCTGTTTGACTTGCTTTAAATCTGACAAGCTCAAACTGGACGCATTTAAATTTTTATTTGCTGAAGCATTCAAAACAATATTGCTTAGTTGCCACTGGTCAACCACTTGACGCATCCCCGTATTCAATCCATTAGCCAGTCCAGCCAATAAAAAGACCATCCAAGCAATCAAACCAGTAATAATCATCAGCATTAGGTAACGCAATTTTTCATGACGTAATTCCTTAAGAGCTAAAAACATGGTATCCTCCATTTATCAATTGATAATTATAAAAGTAAATTAAAAGCAGACCACTTAATTAGTCTGCTTATCATATGATAAATATATCATCAATTATTTAAAATGTCAACATATTCAAATTGTTTCCCTAGCCAATGTGATTTTCAGTTAGAATATCTGTCACCATCTGCTCAGCTTCTGGTGTCTTTTTCCACTCATCCCAATGATCCATTGATTCATCTTGCATCACAAAATTAGCATTGATGTATTGCTCATACTTAGCCACATTTTGTGAATGTGGAATGTTCAATTGTAAAATTCGGACCTCATTCAAAAACCCACGTTCAACCGCTAGCTCGGCACGCCCATTTTGAACCATGTTACCAATTTCTCTATATTTGCTTCCATCAGTGCGCGTAATTTCCTCAATCAGATCTAATGTTTCGTCCTGTGCCAATCCAATCTCTCCTTTATGTACAACATTCAATTCTAGCTAATCAATCCACCAAAGTCAAAAAATCAATTGGCTTGGGGCTGAATTAACTGAACTAGTTTAAGGGCCACTGCATTCGGATTAGCTCGAAAAATATCTCCGTGCTCAGCAATTATATATTGCTTGTTACCTAATTTCGTTTTTAAAGATCCTACCACATTACGATTGACCACCCATAGCGTGTCAGGTGTCTCCACACTTGGAATTTCTCCAAATTCATGGTTTGCATCTACCTCAACTGTAAGCCCATAGGCTTTTAGCTTTTTCGCTAAAGATTGAGCGTATCTTTCCTCTAATGCCGAGTCAACAACCCCGCCCATAAATAATGTTGATTGACCAAATGCGTATTGAACTACCCCAATTACATTAATCTTCGTTATCATCATCAAACCAACTTTCATTTAAAAATAATAATCTTTTAGACAGAAAAATCACCGTTTGGGAAAACGGTGATTGGCATAAGAGAGAAAGAGAATTGATTAGAAGGTAAATACTTAATACCTTACAGCAACTATAA
This window encodes:
- a CDS encoding universal stress protein, translating into MGKREIDFDVQAMTFKKILVAVDEDDSSSSRKAFSYAVTLADSYHVPLGIVTILETRDLSIYDSLQPDVLDQRREAMSKSIDVYVKKAQDFGVNHVDGFIGEGKPGKEIVQNIIPSFNPDLLVCGSETKEKNSIFIGSQASYMAQNAPCSVIVVR
- a CDS encoding acyltransferase family protein, which gives rise to MQPAFEQNQTRLKRGNRRYITGFDGLRTLAVIGVIVYHLLPATLQGGYLGVPIFLLITGYLITNQLVNEWNRRGRLNLGRFYWKRITRLYPVLITMLVGTTAYITLFQRNLLRDIRGTIWTNLLYVYNWWEIGHGQSYFDRFAGESPFTHLWTLGIEGQFYLVWPLILIIFLLVLRRRSLIAWFTLGLAVLSAILMAVLYDPNNVNRVYYGTDTRGFAILLGAWLALVWPMNNLSNNITRASSWFLDGVGAISTIILLYGYFTLSGQAEFTYRGGMFFFTFIGMLLVGTIAHPGGHMNRIYSNPVFKWIGDRSYGIYVYQYPVLIFYESKVKDMASHPMWHAIIELAIILLISELSYRFIEKPLRFYNWQELGRTIKGWFSPYKAWKHWLVIVPSLLITIIAVIGLIQQPTKAAPNKLQAQLAKKAQQTNAHNDAIKNGTATKKSTAESTNSPVAKKYALTQQQFHQAQSLKVTAVGDSVLADSASDVQAVLPNAYVSAKVGRQVWQTPDIIHGLAANGQLAHNVVLNLGTNGALNSQSIKNVLNAIGPGHQIYWVTAHVPTKNWQNSVNDMIHKTARQHKNVHVIDWYQYSLGHPEWFSADSVHPSDDGNIHFAHLLVTEILKTK
- a CDS encoding ABC transporter ATP-binding protein, which translates into the protein MNPVLQMQNISKQFKSGDQLVDALSSVNFSIQAGEFISVLGPSGSGKSTFLTLAGCLQHPSDGVIRFNGQSLGNLTVKQQTKFRFDQIGFVLQSSNLISFLSVLEHFQFIDKLAGRSFNRVKAQELLENLGVTQLTAYPNQLSGGQRQRVAIAKALYNNPQLILADEPTASLDTQRSFQVVDQLVAEAHQRNKAAIMVTHDERLISKSDQVYRIEDGKMQHVS
- a CDS encoding ABC transporter permease; this encodes MFLALKELRHEKLRYLMLMIITGLIAWMVFLLAGLANGLNTGMRQVVDQWQLSNIVLNASANKNLNASSLSLSDLKQVKQTSNKTAVVQYAGAIKLKQQKVDVSFFGTPRKAFILPRLTEGHPVEHQNEIIISKDLVNDGARLGQFVKIGNAPYRLNIVGSYQTSTYGMTPTIYGDIDTVNAAISGQTNAENINAIVSQGTTKVTGKSLQKLSKMTFINNIPGYSAQNTTLSMMIDFLIVIVAAVIGIFMYVLTLQKKAMFGILKAQGVASKVIIKSLVAQSLIIGVLGTAIGWLLLWVTVVMLPATMPFTIDYVRFSEYSVGIIFAALLGGIFSFKTVVKVDPITAIQ